In bacterium (Candidatus Blackallbacteria) CG13_big_fil_rev_8_21_14_2_50_49_14, the following proteins share a genomic window:
- a CDS encoding ribonuclease HI yields MKPKPVTPPARAKVVIYTDGSNIGQPGPGGWAALLIGADGTRKELSGPMVSATNNQAELTAVIKGLEALRKPCKVKLYSDSKYVVDGISQYLNKWVRNGWRTTTGDVKNRELWEQVHQLCQKHEVKAQWVRGHNGQPENERVDELAGIQSRAEKERQKGELANV; encoded by the coding sequence ATGAAGCCCAAGCCCGTCACTCCCCCTGCTCGCGCCAAAGTGGTCATCTATACCGATGGCTCAAATATCGGGCAGCCAGGTCCGGGCGGCTGGGCAGCGCTCTTGATTGGGGCTGATGGAACCAGAAAAGAACTGTCGGGCCCCATGGTCTCAGCAACGAATAACCAGGCCGAATTAACGGCTGTTATCAAAGGCCTTGAAGCGCTGCGAAAGCCGTGTAAAGTCAAGCTCTACAGTGACAGCAAATACGTGGTTGATGGCATCTCCCAGTATCTGAACAAATGGGTTCGCAATGGATGGAGAACCACGACCGGCGATGTCAAAAATCGTGAGCTGTGGGAGCAGGTTCACCAGCTCTGCCAGAAGCACGAGGTCAAAGCCCAGTGGGTCAGGGGCCACAATGGGCAGCCAGAAAATGAGCGGGTTGATGAATTGGCGGGTATTCAGTCGAGAGCAGAGAAG